The following proteins come from a genomic window of Nocardioides albertanoniae:
- a CDS encoding EcsC family protein — MNKPKFPVKELIKAGPAAPQVLVGHLVATQGPEIARKVAADRNKPGFEAEAYVDDLIKSHRRLARLQGAGGGAMIAAAEVPAVIGGPAAVAAAAATAILGDLVALAWIEQRLVMHIAAAYGQDLEDPARVEEFLSLAGVEMLFDGGATATGAAATSKKGSRFGVRAASRWAASKTFGAIKSMMQLVGARVARRVGLRAVPVLNIPLGVVLSDRATNRLGKRAREFYRTRPASV; from the coding sequence ATGAACAAGCCGAAGTTTCCGGTCAAGGAGCTGATCAAGGCCGGCCCGGCAGCGCCGCAGGTGCTGGTCGGCCACCTGGTGGCCACGCAGGGTCCGGAGATCGCCAGGAAGGTCGCGGCCGACCGGAACAAGCCCGGCTTCGAGGCCGAGGCGTACGTCGACGACCTGATCAAGAGCCACCGTCGGCTCGCGCGGCTGCAGGGCGCCGGTGGTGGCGCGATGATCGCGGCCGCCGAGGTGCCGGCGGTGATCGGCGGTCCGGCTGCGGTCGCCGCGGCAGCCGCGACCGCGATCCTGGGCGACCTGGTCGCGCTGGCGTGGATCGAGCAGCGTCTGGTGATGCACATCGCGGCTGCCTACGGTCAGGATCTGGAGGATCCCGCCCGCGTCGAGGAGTTCCTCTCGCTGGCCGGTGTGGAGATGCTCTTCGACGGCGGCGCCACCGCGACGGGCGCGGCCGCGACGAGCAAGAAGGGCAGTCGGTTCGGCGTACGTGCGGCCTCGCGCTGGGCGGCGAGCAAGACCTTCGGCGCGATCAAGTCGATGATGCAGCTGGTCGGTGCCCGGGTCGCCCGGCGTGTCGGGCTGCGTGCCGTCCCGGTGCTCAACATCCCGCTCGGCGTGGTCCTCTCCGACCGTGCCACCAACCGTCTCGGCAAGCGGGCCCGCGAGTTCTACCGCACTCGGCCGGCCTCTGTCTGA
- a CDS encoding TetR/AcrR family transcriptional regulator: MTSTRTRILDASTELFRRQGMSGTGLKQIAAVAKAPFGSIYHFFPGGKDDLAGETIRRAGAEYRDLVLAFFTGPDDLLDSVATAFTAAGDVLVATDYADACPIATVALEVASTNETLRVATADAFTDWIETGARSLEQHGFTPEVSRRLIIGFVTSLEGAFVLARALRSTEPLEAAGRNVQASVREALEALP; the protein is encoded by the coding sequence ATGACCAGCACGCGTACGCGAATCCTTGATGCCAGCACGGAGCTGTTCCGTCGTCAGGGCATGTCCGGCACCGGCCTGAAGCAGATCGCCGCGGTGGCCAAGGCGCCGTTCGGGTCGATCTACCACTTCTTCCCCGGGGGCAAGGACGACCTGGCCGGGGAGACGATCCGTCGGGCCGGTGCGGAGTACCGCGACCTCGTGCTCGCCTTCTTCACCGGCCCCGACGACCTGCTCGACAGCGTCGCGACCGCCTTCACCGCTGCCGGAGACGTGCTCGTCGCGACCGACTATGCCGACGCCTGCCCGATCGCCACCGTCGCGCTCGAGGTCGCGAGCACCAACGAGACCCTGCGGGTCGCCACGGCCGATGCGTTCACGGACTGGATCGAGACCGGTGCCCGCTCGCTCGAGCAGCACGGGTTCACGCCCGAGGTCTCCCGACGTCTCATCATCGGCTTCGTCACGAGTCTCGAAGGAGCCTTCGTGCTGGCCCGCGCGCTGCGCTCCACCGAGCCGCTCGAGGCGGCCGGCCGCAACGTACAGGCATCGGTGCGGGAGGCGCTCGAGGCACTTCCGTGA
- a CDS encoding acyl-CoA thioesterase domain-containing protein, producing MELAFFRRTDDGFEPTQMACSMWSQDQMHGVAASGLISRGLEDQVEELGRAAELVPARYHVDLFRPPRMRLTTIQTSLVRNGPRIALLDAEMVQADDDGEERVVARATCTYLRTGDNPAGEVWSSSGRAAPPPLEVAPPTSEPHVPYFSSESPWSDDFGRHQNGGRHITWQVAVPTVAGEPMTPFQTVASIADATSMVTNWGTNGVEWINTDISLALARRPAGMEVGLATIDHVAHDGISVGTAEVFDREGTIGTATVTALANAKRAVDFTAPVVGGPATSV from the coding sequence ATGGAACTCGCTTTCTTTCGGCGCACCGACGACGGCTTCGAGCCGACGCAGATGGCGTGCAGCATGTGGTCGCAGGACCAGATGCACGGGGTGGCCGCCAGCGGCCTGATCTCCCGCGGCCTCGAGGATCAGGTCGAGGAGCTCGGCCGCGCCGCCGAGCTGGTGCCGGCGCGCTATCACGTCGACCTGTTCCGGCCGCCGAGGATGAGGCTGACGACGATCCAGACGAGCCTCGTACGCAACGGCCCCCGCATCGCGCTGCTCGACGCCGAGATGGTCCAGGCCGACGATGACGGCGAGGAGCGGGTCGTCGCCCGCGCGACCTGCACCTACCTGCGTACGGGCGACAACCCTGCGGGCGAGGTCTGGTCGTCGTCCGGACGCGCCGCTCCCCCGCCGCTCGAGGTCGCGCCGCCGACCTCCGAGCCGCACGTGCCGTACTTCTCCTCGGAGAGCCCGTGGTCCGACGACTTCGGCCGGCACCAGAACGGCGGGCGCCACATCACCTGGCAGGTTGCGGTGCCGACCGTCGCCGGCGAACCGATGACCCCGTTCCAGACCGTCGCCTCCATCGCCGACGCCACCTCGATGGTCACCAACTGGGGCACCAACGGCGTCGAGTGGATCAACACCGACATCTCCCTCGCCCTCGCCCGACGCCCCGCCGGGATGGAGGTCGGCCTGGCTACCATCGACCACGTCGCCCACGACGGCATCTCCGTCGGCACCGCCGAGGTCTTCGACCGCGAGGGCACCATCGGCACCGCCACCGTCACCGCCCTGGCCAACGCCAAGCGCGCCGTCGACTTCACCGCCCCGGTCGTCGGCGGCCCCGCCACCTCAGTCTGA
- a CDS encoding RNase H family protein → MRCFIIVKERHDEGEWDWVLVGPDMQAAGSLDARGIEDAIIAALGAAYGSLKSLDPVQVVVALPSNARFWMLTDEIAHAYPGVAVVPFTDDDADIRAAAVEALAVHRSGPLQPLVVATDGSAHRGFIGWGWLAGDGQHGFGRQVPNARIRDPHSLVVLSELQAIAEAVRALPRRDLTIRTDSRVALALIHDWLGGEMSMPKGYETEHRAELAGLNRMHDELCRESERLSFEWVRGHVGEALNEGADSLAKLARRFAEGTWGLTADEIPGRALAIAETFSSPVASAR, encoded by the coding sequence TTGCGTTGCTTCATCATCGTCAAAGAACGTCATGACGAGGGGGAGTGGGACTGGGTCCTGGTCGGACCCGACATGCAGGCAGCCGGATCGCTCGACGCCCGCGGGATCGAGGACGCGATCATCGCGGCGCTCGGAGCCGCCTACGGGTCGCTGAAGTCGCTCGACCCGGTGCAGGTCGTGGTCGCGCTGCCGTCCAACGCGCGCTTCTGGATGCTGACCGACGAGATCGCCCACGCCTATCCCGGCGTCGCGGTGGTGCCGTTCACCGACGACGACGCCGACATCCGGGCGGCGGCCGTCGAAGCGCTCGCCGTCCACCGCTCCGGGCCGCTGCAGCCGCTGGTCGTGGCGACCGACGGCTCGGCCCATCGAGGCTTCATCGGGTGGGGCTGGCTCGCCGGCGACGGACAGCACGGCTTCGGGCGGCAGGTGCCCAACGCGCGGATCCGTGATCCGCACTCGTTGGTGGTGCTCTCCGAGCTGCAGGCAATCGCGGAGGCCGTACGCGCGCTGCCGAGGCGCGACCTGACGATCCGGACCGACTCCCGGGTGGCGCTCGCCCTGATCCACGACTGGCTCGGGGGCGAGATGTCGATGCCGAAGGGCTACGAGACCGAGCATCGCGCCGAGCTCGCCGGGCTCAACCGGATGCACGACGAGCTGTGCCGAGAGTCCGAGCGGCTCTCGTTCGAGTGGGTGCGCGGCCATGTCGGCGAGGCGCTCAACGAGGGTGCCGACTCGTTGGCCAAGCTGGCTCGGCGCTTCGCCGAGGGCACCTGGGGCCTGACCGCCGACGAGATTCCGGGGCGGGCGCTCGCGATCGCGGAGACCTTCTCTTCGCCGGTCGCATCTGCCCGATAG
- a CDS encoding alpha/beta hydrolase family protein, with translation MSEKVTFKSTSGPMLAGLIDEPEGEVRGWGVFSHGFTLGKDCPAASRICKQLAAEGVGMLRFDNLGLGDSEGDWGNGSFTHKVADTVEATRFMADRGTPAELLIGHSFGGAAVLAAAPDAVGVDAVVTVAAPFEPAHVEHNYDSVLARVMEDGHADWMAGGKSLTLRKEFVDDVRRADLRQRIMQLKLPLLVMHSPTDTTVGIENASDIFNTARHPRSFVALEGSDHLLTKKGQAQRAARIISAWAHQYLID, from the coding sequence GTGAGCGAGAAGGTGACCTTCAAGAGTACGTCCGGGCCGATGCTGGCCGGTCTCATCGACGAGCCCGAGGGCGAGGTGCGCGGCTGGGGCGTCTTCAGCCACGGCTTCACTCTCGGCAAGGACTGTCCGGCGGCCTCGCGGATCTGCAAGCAGCTCGCCGCCGAGGGCGTGGGGATGCTGCGCTTCGACAACCTCGGGCTCGGTGACTCCGAGGGCGACTGGGGCAACGGGTCGTTCACCCACAAGGTCGCCGACACGGTCGAGGCCACCCGTTTCATGGCCGACCGCGGCACCCCGGCCGAGCTGCTCATCGGGCACTCCTTCGGCGGCGCGGCGGTCCTGGCCGCGGCTCCCGACGCGGTCGGCGTCGATGCCGTCGTGACCGTCGCTGCTCCCTTCGAGCCGGCCCACGTCGAGCACAACTACGACTCGGTCCTCGCGCGAGTGATGGAGGACGGACACGCCGACTGGATGGCCGGCGGGAAGTCGCTGACGCTGCGCAAGGAGTTCGTCGACGACGTACGCCGCGCCGACCTGCGGCAGCGGATCATGCAGCTCAAGCTGCCCCTGCTCGTCATGCACAGCCCCACCGACACCACCGTCGGCATCGAGAACGCCTCCGACATCTTCAACACCGCACGTCACCCGCGATCCTTCGTCGCGCTGGAGGGCTCCGACCACCTCCTCACCAAGAAGGGCCAGGCCCAGCGCGCGGCCCGCATCATCTCGGCGTGGGCACACCAGTATCTGATCGACTGA
- a CDS encoding MGDG synthase family glycosyltransferase has product MSIDSERPGPLLQIRPGTAPRVAIVSASYGAGHNSASREISRALGGAGCDVEIFDFVDLMPWRLGRALKVGYKMQLRISPDSWGTTMSLTMPGRPFHEPFTRLLRLSTANIVEAVRGADLIISTHPFSSQVIGHLRTTGAVTVPTVTYLTDAAVPALWIHPGIDLNLAIHEVAAREARALGGSTAVVQPLVPPGAAYVPGKTFPDPLAGLGLIGPRALVTGGSLGAGALEQTARDILEHSDMTPVVLCATDPCLKRRLERIPGVVALGWRTDVRALMATSDCVVQNAGGFTSLEALASGTPVITYRSISGHGAANSVNLDRAGLVPWARDEIELAKHLVVAADSPRFNRLALGVPDIVGILTGTRDATAVA; this is encoded by the coding sequence ATGTCCATCGACTCGGAGCGGCCCGGGCCCCTCCTCCAGATCCGGCCAGGAACGGCGCCCCGCGTAGCGATCGTCTCGGCGAGCTACGGCGCCGGCCACAACTCGGCCTCCCGCGAGATCTCTCGAGCGCTGGGAGGAGCCGGCTGCGACGTCGAGATCTTCGACTTCGTCGACCTGATGCCGTGGCGCCTGGGACGCGCGCTCAAGGTCGGCTACAAGATGCAGCTGCGGATCAGCCCGGACTCCTGGGGCACCACCATGAGCCTGACCATGCCCGGTCGACCCTTCCACGAGCCGTTCACAAGACTCCTTCGCCTCTCCACGGCCAACATCGTCGAGGCCGTCCGCGGCGCGGACCTGATCATCTCGACGCACCCGTTCAGCTCCCAGGTCATCGGCCACCTCCGCACCACCGGCGCCGTCACGGTGCCGACGGTCACCTACCTCACCGACGCCGCAGTCCCAGCCCTGTGGATCCACCCCGGCATCGACCTCAACCTCGCCATCCACGAGGTCGCGGCCCGCGAGGCCCGCGCGCTCGGCGGCAGCACAGCCGTGGTGCAGCCGCTCGTCCCGCCAGGGGCGGCGTACGTCCCGGGGAAGACATTTCCCGACCCGTTGGCGGGGCTGGGCCTCATCGGCCCGCGCGCGCTGGTCACCGGCGGCTCGCTCGGCGCGGGCGCTCTGGAGCAGACCGCCCGCGACATCCTCGAGCACAGCGACATGACGCCGGTGGTGCTCTGTGCGACCGACCCCTGCCTCAAGCGACGCCTGGAGCGCATCCCGGGTGTCGTGGCGCTCGGCTGGCGCACCGACGTACGCGCCCTGATGGCGACCAGCGACTGCGTCGTGCAGAACGCCGGCGGCTTCACCTCGCTCGAGGCGCTCGCCTCCGGCACACCGGTGATCACCTACCGGTCGATCTCGGGTCACGGCGCCGCCAACTCGGTCAACCTCGACCGCGCCGGGCTGGTGCCCTGGGCCCGCGACGAGATCGAGCTCGCCAAGCATCTCGTCGTCGCCGCCGACTCACCCAGGTTCAACCGGCTCGCTCTCGGGGTGCCCGACATCGTCGGGATCCTCACCGGCACCCGCGACGCGACCGCCGTCGCCTAG
- a CDS encoding Eco57I restriction-modification methylase domain-containing protein, producing the protein MIIARALHSWARSAVAELGGGSSAVVAVMRRVVVAFAAARGLPITESDLDEAGLLLSRDPDRPMPDRSALDRLVSDYLDPDGIAGLGLEEIGYVYEALLEDSSRRDNGAHYTPPELADEIVAHTLAPVAAVDATVVDIAAGTGVFLLASARYLAAQCQVPVAEVITGCIYGADIDPVAVDIAKLSLWLLGADPAQPLTFLDRRILCGNSLVGLVDVDELPGGVRDREAYADAMVAVALPLGGRPGKRLEEAYAALADRRRLPVPGVRPIHWALVAPEVMARGGFDVVVGNPPYLGVKRVRDAIGQELRDYLAHTLAAGTTRRADYVIYFLLRAAALSRGEIGLITTDSISEGDTARFGLGALLERGWQVARAERSAPWPTAGVRFAKIWLTTRPLSSAWLDGRSVPAITGTLEDGFPHPEPAPLDLDVPLPHGYQGTIVLGRSLVLTSAEAESLGRGPLGHTVRPYLSGEDLVRPCGSVASRSVLDVGGLGLDELAEDPAIARRVRTRVRPERRRQFVKYPQLKDRWWGFLSPVDELYRDSDGLSHVIAFSKHSKHLWPVLVGADHVFSNGLVVYPTQDAAAYAFLASDLHRVWAVRAGGTMLNTAYRYNPSRLRATYPFPPDLGPLRPAGEALLAALARVGDEHRLGITGVLNLVGDPTAGDPATAALRTAIADVNRATACLHGIDESLAAPELTPAGFGLTPARQRTLMSVLIDQNLTLAEKSPLQVEESRTPAEESPLQVDTSPR; encoded by the coding sequence GTGATCATCGCCCGGGCACTGCACAGCTGGGCGCGGTCCGCGGTCGCCGAGCTGGGCGGTGGCTCCTCGGCGGTGGTCGCGGTGATGCGCCGTGTGGTGGTGGCCTTCGCGGCGGCGCGAGGTCTGCCGATCACCGAGAGCGATCTGGACGAGGCGGGGCTGCTGCTCTCGCGCGATCCGGATCGTCCGATGCCAGATCGTTCGGCACTGGATCGTCTGGTGTCGGACTATCTTGATCCGGATGGAATCGCTGGTCTTGGTCTCGAGGAGATCGGCTATGTCTACGAGGCGCTCCTCGAGGACTCCTCGCGGCGTGACAACGGCGCGCACTACACACCGCCCGAGCTGGCCGACGAGATCGTCGCTCACACGCTGGCGCCGGTCGCCGCCGTCGATGCCACCGTGGTCGACATCGCCGCTGGCACCGGTGTCTTCCTCCTCGCCTCCGCGCGCTATCTGGCCGCGCAATGCCAGGTGCCGGTGGCCGAGGTCATCACCGGCTGCATCTACGGTGCCGACATCGACCCGGTCGCGGTCGACATCGCGAAGCTGTCCCTGTGGCTGCTCGGCGCAGACCCCGCGCAGCCCCTGACCTTCCTCGACCGCCGCATCCTGTGCGGCAACTCGCTGGTCGGTCTCGTCGACGTCGACGAGCTGCCCGGTGGCGTACGGGATCGGGAGGCGTACGCCGACGCGATGGTCGCGGTCGCGCTGCCGCTCGGTGGCCGGCCCGGGAAGCGGCTCGAGGAGGCGTACGCCGCGTTGGCCGACCGCCGGCGTCTGCCGGTGCCCGGCGTACGACCGATCCACTGGGCCCTGGTCGCGCCCGAGGTGATGGCACGCGGCGGCTTCGACGTGGTGGTGGGCAACCCGCCCTACCTCGGCGTCAAGCGGGTGCGGGACGCGATCGGGCAGGAGCTGAGGGACTATCTGGCTCACACGCTCGCGGCCGGCACGACCAGGCGGGCCGACTACGTCATCTACTTCCTGCTCCGGGCGGCGGCGCTGAGCCGTGGCGAGATCGGACTGATCACGACCGACTCGATCAGCGAGGGCGATACGGCGCGGTTCGGGCTGGGTGCGCTGCTCGAACGCGGATGGCAGGTGGCTCGAGCGGAGCGGTCGGCGCCATGGCCGACAGCCGGGGTGCGGTTCGCCAAGATCTGGCTCACCACACGGCCGCTCTCCTCCGCATGGCTCGACGGGCGCTCGGTGCCGGCCATCACCGGCACGCTCGAGGACGGGTTCCCGCATCCCGAGCCTGCCCCGCTCGACCTCGACGTCCCGCTGCCGCACGGCTATCAGGGCACGATCGTGCTCGGGCGCTCGCTCGTGCTGACCTCGGCCGAGGCGGAGTCGCTGGGTCGTGGGCCGCTCGGGCACACGGTGCGGCCCTATCTGAGCGGCGAGGATCTGGTCAGGCCATGCGGCTCGGTGGCCTCCCGGTCCGTGCTCGACGTCGGCGGTCTCGGTCTCGACGAGCTCGCCGAGGATCCGGCGATCGCGCGTCGGGTGCGCACCCGGGTGCGTCCCGAGCGTCGCCGCCAGTTCGTGAAATACCCCCAGCTCAAGGACCGTTGGTGGGGCTTCCTGAGCCCTGTCGACGAGCTCTACCGCGACTCCGACGGGCTCTCGCACGTCATCGCGTTCAGCAAGCACAGCAAACATCTCTGGCCGGTGCTGGTCGGTGCCGACCATGTCTTCTCCAACGGCCTGGTGGTCTACCCGACGCAGGATGCGGCCGCGTACGCGTTCCTGGCCTCCGACCTCCACCGCGTCTGGGCGGTGCGCGCCGGTGGCACGATGCTCAACACCGCCTACCGCTACAACCCGTCCCGACTGCGCGCCACCTACCCGTTCCCGCCGGATCTCGGACCGCTCCGTCCGGCCGGTGAGGCTCTCCTAGCAGCCCTCGCCCGGGTCGGCGACGAGCACCGGCTCGGCATCACCGGCGTGCTCAACCTCGTGGGCGACCCCACCGCCGGCGACCCGGCCACCGCCGCCCTGCGCACCGCCATCGCCGACGTCAACCGAGCCACCGCCTGTCTGCACGGCATCGATGAGTCCTTGGCCGCCCCCGAGCTGACCCCCGCCGGCTTCGGCCTCACCCCCGCCCGCCAGCGAACCCTGATGTCCGTCCTCATCGACCAGAACCTCACCCTCGCCGAGAAGTCACCCCTGCAGGTCGAGGAGTCACGTACGCCGGCCGAGGAGTCACCTCTGCAGGTCGACACGTCACCGCGGTGA
- a CDS encoding amidohydrolase family protein, whose product MSEHTLSEVTIAPDEPAQIRARLDALGLEGIFDVHTHFLPARMLEKVWAYFDSAGPLLGRPWPIAYRHSEEERLRALRGLGVRRFSALTYPHKPGMAAWLNQWGAEFAADKPDCLRSATFYPEPGAGDYVREAIEAGAQIFKAHVQVGDYDPNSPLLDPVWEVLTESRTPLVIHSGHGPAPGQFTGPTGMEALLARYPDLVLIVAHMGLPDYSRFLDLVERYDGVHLDTTMAFTAFTEETAPFPRAELPRLKELGERVMFGSDFPNIPYPYLEAVDAVLGLGLGEEWARGVLHDNAARLFA is encoded by the coding sequence GTGAGTGAGCACACCCTGTCAGAGGTCACCATCGCGCCCGACGAGCCCGCGCAGATCCGCGCCCGGCTCGATGCCCTGGGGCTCGAGGGCATCTTCGACGTACACACGCACTTCCTGCCCGCTCGGATGCTCGAGAAGGTGTGGGCCTACTTCGACTCTGCCGGGCCGCTGCTCGGCCGGCCGTGGCCGATCGCCTATCGGCACTCGGAGGAGGAGCGGCTTCGGGCGCTGCGAGGTCTCGGCGTACGTCGTTTCTCGGCGCTCACCTACCCGCACAAACCCGGCATGGCGGCATGGCTCAACCAGTGGGGTGCCGAGTTCGCGGCGGACAAGCCCGACTGCCTCCGCTCGGCGACGTTCTATCCCGAGCCGGGTGCCGGCGACTACGTGCGTGAGGCGATCGAGGCCGGGGCGCAGATCTTCAAGGCGCACGTCCAGGTCGGTGACTACGACCCCAACTCGCCGCTGCTCGACCCCGTCTGGGAGGTGCTCACCGAGTCGCGTACGCCGCTGGTGATCCACTCCGGCCACGGGCCCGCGCCGGGGCAGTTCACCGGACCGACGGGCATGGAGGCGCTGCTCGCGCGCTATCCCGACCTCGTGCTGATCGTCGCCCACATGGGGCTCCCGGACTACTCCCGGTTCCTGGACCTGGTGGAGCGCTATGACGGGGTGCACCTCGACACGACCATGGCTTTCACCGCCTTCACCGAGGAGACGGCGCCGTTCCCGCGTGCGGAGCTGCCGCGGTTGAAGGAGCTGGGGGAGCGGGTGATGTTCGGCAGCGACTTCCCCAACATCCCCTACCCCTATCTGGAGGCGGTCGACGCGGTCCTCGGCCTCGGGCTGGGTGAGGAGTGGGCGCGCGGGGTCCTCCACGACAACGCGGCGCGCTTGTTCGCCTAG